The genomic window AACCTTGCAGCTCGCCGAGCGGTTCGCCGTTGCGGACAAAGTTGGCCGGGTTTTTGTGGCTGGGTTCGGCGTTGTTCTGGGTGTAGAACCAATAGTCGTAGCCATGCTCCCCGGGCTGGGGGAATTCCGGCTTGTTGAACTGGTTCTTCGAAAGCAGGTGCCATTTCCCGACGTGGCAGGTTTCGTAGCCAATGCCTTTCAACAGCTCCGGATAGGTGATTTCGCTGGCGCGGAGGTGCGCCTGGCCATTTCCGGAGAGATGGCGGTAGACCCCGTTGCGGTACGGCGTACGGCCGGTGAGGATGGCGGAGCGCGAAGGCGAACAAACACCGCAGGCGGAATAGCACTGGGTCAGCTTCACCCCTTGCGCCGCCAACCGGTCCATGTTCGGCGTCTGAATCAGCTCGTTGCCAAAGGTTCCGGAATCGCCCCAACCCATATCATCGGCAATCACCACAACAATATTCGGTTTCTTCGTCGCCGCATGGGTGACACCCCCCAGAAGCAAACATAATCCCAACCCTACAATCCGTTTCATCTGAATCCTTTCATCTTATGCACAGCCCAATCACTTTTCGCATCACCATCCCGACCAACGCGTATCTTGGATGGATTCGCCTCCAAGTTAAAATCTTTATTCCACTCTTCTTCCGCCTCGGGACCTCCGTCTGGACAGGCTGGGCCCACTGCGGCTTCGTTGCGCTCCCCATTGGTGCCGGATTTTCCATTCCCAATAAAATTATCACTGACGCTGCGATTCATTCAACCAGCCGATCCGCCAAAAGCCTTGACCTTCGGATGCATCGACATAATCGCTGTATGGCGAAGCCGGAAGAAAGGGATCCCGGCTGTTGCTGTCCGCAAGGTTTGAAGTATTTCCAATACAGTACCCCAGCCCCGGCGTCCCGCTAAAATGCATCTAGACCTTGAAAGCCGGCTCATCTCCACCGCCGCCACCGCCGTTGCGTCCGACCACGAAACGGATCATGTCGTCTTCAGTCACGGTCACATGGGTGAGGTGGCATACCAAACGGTCGCATTATAGCCGGGGAAAATCGTTCCTTTTGAGTGCCAAAAATCGTAGAGGTCGCCGACCTTGATCACGTCGCTGGGATCAACAAACTCAAACCTAACCTATAAATCTGTTCTCCTTTCCCTAAAACCACTCGTATAGAGAGCTTCAGTACACCTTTTACCAAACAAACAAAGTACCATTACATCCCCATTATACGCCATAGCCTGAAAAGGGTATTCTCCAGCGAAGGCTCTTCTCCATCCGTTACGGGCGGGTTTGGCCGCCGCTTCTAATAGCCGTCAGCTCATCGGCCATGGTGGTTGCGATGTCGGGATAGTTCGTTACCACATTGACCGTCTGCGACAGGTCATTTTCCAGATCGTAGAGCTGGGTGGTGGGCGCACCGGCAACATAGTTTCCATTTTCATCGATATCGCTGTTTTCAAGCCCCGTCCAGGCCACGGCACCCGGGCCGCCCTGGTCTCCGCCAAATCCCGCATCGCCGCGCCGGGGAATGTACATCCAGTTGCCCTTGCGGAAACTGACACCGGAATCGTATCTGGGTTGCAACAGCAGGGTGTCGCGAATTGGAGCAGCGGGATTGCCCAGGAAGGCGGGCAGCATGTTAAAGCTGTCAAGCCCCTCACCCTCTTCCAATCCGCGGCCGGTGATGGCGGCAAAGGTGGCCAGGAAATCGACCGAGCTCATCAGTTCACCGGAAATGCTGCCCGCTTCGATTTTACCCGGCCAGCGGGCAATCAGCGGAATGCGGTGCCCGCCTTCCCAGACGCCGAACTTCCAGCCCAGCAGATCGCCGTTTTGTTTATGGCCGGCGTTCCATGCCGTCTTTCCGCCCTCAACCGTATTGCCGTCGCCATTGAGCATGCCGCCGTTGTCGCTCGTCACGATGATCAACGTGTTTTCAGCCAGCCCCAGCGCATCGAGCGTGTCCATCACCTGACCGACAATCCAGTCGAACTCGTGGATAAAGTCGCCGTAAAGCCCGCACTGGCTGGTGCCGATCCAGCGCGGATCCGGTGTAAAGGGATGGTGGATCTGCGTGGTCGGCAGATAGAGGAAAAAGGGATGATCCTGATGTTCCTCGATCCACTGTGTTGCCCTCGCCGCCCACTGGTTGCCGAGATCATAGTCGCGGTACAGCAGGTGGGCGGCCTCGCCGCCGGACATTCCGGTCATGGTTTTCAGGGGATAATACAACACATTGGTCGCCTGGCCGCTGGCCACCAGCGGATCGGCGGGATCAAGACCCACCACCCGATGGTTTTCGACGAATACATAGGGCACCCCGCTGTTAACCTTGGGGACACCGAAATAGGAATCGAAGCCCACCTCCAGCGGGCCGGGTTTCAGGTCGCCGTTCCAGTCGGGTCCGGAGTACCCGAAGCCCAGGTGCCACTTTCCAATGATGGCCGTTTCGTAGCCTTCGGATTTCAGCATGGAAGGAACGGTTGTCCTGCCCACCGGAACCATCAGCGAAGCCGACGTGGCGGCAGGCCCCCAAATATTATGGCGGAAAGGATAGTCGCCGGTCAGCATGCCCAGGCGCGACGGCGTGCAGACGGCGGACGCCGAATGGGCGTCGGTAAACCTGCGCCCCTCCGTGGCCAGGCGATCAATGTTGGGGGTCTGCACCTTGGTGGCGCCGTAGCAACCGAGGTCGCCGTAGCCCAGGTCGTCGGCATAAATGATAATGATGTTGGGATTCTTCCACTCCAGCCCCAGGCGGTAAAACTCGGACTCGCCGCTCATATCAACCGGAACGGTCACGTCAACCGGATTGTTCGTTCCTATTTCCGCAACAACGTCCGGCGGATTCCAGACACCCGCTTGATTGGTCGCCAAAGTTTTCCAAGCATTGGACGCCGTCAGATCCGTGATCGACTGGAGATAGTAGACCATGTCCATGGCGTTGGTATTGCGTTTGAACACAATCGAGCTTCCATCCAGAACGAACGGATGGCGGGAAGCGGGATTGGTCGGGTTCGATCCCGTGGCCCATTCATAGGCATTGCCTGCACGGTCGCCGTCGGCATCCTGGCTTGGACGGTACAGCGTATTGGTCAACCCATGGCGACCGGCCCAGTCGTCGTAATGGGACGGTGGCCCCGGTGGAGGCGGCGCCCATGGATTGTTGGTGGTCGCGGTGAGTTGCAAAGCGGCAATGGCCGAAATATCCATCCCGCCATCAATGGGAAACGAGGTAATGACGATTTCCCCAGCCGGACTGCCCACCGCCTCGAACGTCACATACGCGGAGGCGCCAATTTCGACGGGCGAAGCGTTGAAAGTCCGCTCCCCGATCGTCCAGGCGGTGTCGGTGTTTCCGCCCGTGGCCGTGTTCGCCTGCCCCAGCGTGATGTCGTAGGACAGGTTTGTATCCAGCCCGGCAAAGATGAGTGTGAATGTGCCGTCGGATGTGCCGCCGTCGCCGTCGGTCAGCCCCACGCTGGAGAGCAGTGCATCATCCAGGGCAGTGTCTGGAAATGCAGGCGTACCGGCCATGAGATCCGGAGCCGTCGAATCATCCGTTGCGGCCGTCCATGAAAAACTAATGCCCTCAAGGGTGTTGCCTGCCGTGTCGACCATCGTGTCTGCCGCAAAGCTTCCGGATGCGGTGGTTGAGACCACGTTCCAGTTGTCGGCAGCCGCCGAACCGTCGGCAACACCGAAATCGATGCCCAGCACCGTCCCGTTCGTAATGGGTTGAGGCATCTGGTTTGTCGCCGGCAACACCTCCACCTGGAAACCCGCCACGCGCATGCTGTCCCAGTTGTCGGTGGCGGCCGGGACGTCAACGACTGCAACGGAGAAGGAGCCGGTGGCACCAATGGTCAGAGCGGAAGTATTCCCCGTAAAACCATCCTCCAGATCATATCCCTCCTGGGCGTCGGCATTACCCACCCAAGTCAAATCATCAACCAAACCAGTAGAGTCGGCCTGATCCCTGCCGGCAAGGCTGACTCCGTTCACGGCAATGAGATCGTCCGCGGTAATGGTGTAGGCTGTATCGGCAACCTCTGCAACGAAACCCACGAAGGTAAACCCGGTGACACTGCCGGCGGCGGAACCTCCGAGGTCGGAAAAGGAAAACGTCAAGGCCTCGCCGAAGTCTAGCCGACCGCTGTTGGAACCATTGGAGCCCCACCCCTGCTCGCGTTGATCGAGCGTTGCCCCGCCGACGACGGCCACCGTGATATCCAGCGTCAGCGCCCCATTTCCATACAGATCGTAATCATCATAGGTATAGCTCGATTGATCGTTTCCCGGAAACGGCCCCGAAGCCGAAGCGGTCGTAAAATCAAGCGTCACAACTTCCGCCCGCACACCTACCGTCAGCGCCAGACACGCCGTCGCCAGGAATCTGATGATTTTTTTCATAAAGTTTATGATTACTCCCGCAGTTCGATTCTCCAGAAGCCCTGCTCTTCCGAGACATCTACGTGCACGCCATAAGGCGAGGTCGGAAGATAGGGTAGCTCGTCGACCACGTTCCAACCATTGGAAGCGGTAAGATCAGAAGTCTGTTCGATGCAGTAGCCCTGCCCCGGCGTCCCGCTAAACTGCAGCATGGCCGTTCCGTCGGGGAAAAAAGTCCCCGATCCAATGGTTGCGGCATGCGCGGCGGGATCCGCACTGACCTCAAACCCAAGCGAAGCACGCAAAGCGATCTCGTCGCCATCGATGCTGCCGTTGCTTCCAACCACAAAGCTGATCGTGTCGCCTGCAGTCGCAGTCACATTGGTGAGGTTGAAGCTACCGTCCGCCAGCAACAACCGTCCGGCGGAACCCGTTGCCAAAAACAGCTCCGTGTCATTATGGAAAACCTGTACGCTTACGGAGTCGTCCGACGTGCCGCCGACGAGGTCGCGGAAGCTTCCGCTGATGGTGGCGCTGGTCTTTCCAAAGGAAACATCATTCTCCTCGATGGTATAACGGACGATCACATACCCATCGCCGGGAACCACCAGCAGGTCTGTTCCCACGACACCGTTATTGGCGGTGTTCGCCGAATCAATGACGTAGCTTCCCGCATCGGCACTGCCGATCAATGCGGCGGCACCGCTTCCGGCAAAGCCGGTGTTGCCTTCCGATCCGACCACCGTGTTGAAGGTCATCGCCGCCTCGGAGCCGCCGATGGGTGCCGAGGCTTCCAGATAGTCCCAACCATACGGCAATACGGAGCCGTTGATAAACTCATTCGCCGCATCGACCACGCCGCCCATGCCCTGACGCGTTGCGCCCCGCCCTTTTTCGGCAGCCGTCAGCGTATTCCAGTCCGGGACATAGCTATAGTCCGACTCGTTATTGACGATGGTCGGAACCTCGGGAAACAGCGTACCGGTTCCCCGCTGGCCGCTACCCCAAACCATGATTCCCGTCGCTGGATCCGGGTTGCCGAGTTCAAGGACAATGCTCTCCGCCAGGTTGCTCAAGGCCGCCACGATATCCGGATTTGCGGCCGAAACATCCGTATCCTCATGCACATCCGTCGACAGATCGTAGAGGCTATAGGTTGATGGCGGCGGCTTGATCTGATCCCACCAAGGCAATTGATATTCGGTGCGCGGAACATGCAGTTTCCAATCGCCGGAACGGACACACTGCAGGTTGTCGCCGGTGTAGTAGTAGAAAGGCTCATCCGCGTCTCGGTCGATCTCATCATCGGTCAGCAGCGGCACCAGGCTGGTTCCGTCATAGACCCGGTCGTCCGGAACCTCCGCCCCGACCAGCTCGCTCACGGTCGGGAACAGATCCATCGCCCAGACCTGCGGAGCATCCAGCACCGCCGGCGTCTGCACCTGGCCTTTCCAATATACGATGAACGGAACCCGGTGCCCGCCCTCCCAGGTGACGTATTTGGAACCGCGGAAGGGCGCGTTGGCATAATTGGATGGCGGCACCGCGCCGTTGTCCGACGAAAAGACGATCATGGTGTTTTCCAGAATGCCCTGGGCCTCCAGCTCAGCAACCATCTGGCCCATGCCCCAGTCCACTTCCTTGAGCACATCGGAGCGTTCCCCGCTACCGGTGGAACCGTCAAAGGCATTCCCCTCGCTAAAAGGCGTGTGCGGATAGTTATGCGGATAATAGATGAAAAACGGCCGATCCCTGTTTTCGCGAATATGCTCCCGGACGCGTTGCGTGTAGAGGGAGGTCAGGATCGTTTCCGGGAATGTGGAATAAATGACCTCATTGTCATCGTAGACTTCGCCGCCGTTCCCCCAGGTTCCCAGCCAGCGGTCGAACCCCTGGTTGAAGGGAAGGAAAACGTCCTCCGTACCCAGATGCCATTTCCCGATCATAAACGTTTTGTAGCCCTGGCTCCGGCATTGTTCAGCAATCGTGATCTCATCCGGATCAAGTCCCAGAAACCAATGATTCTGGAAGGGTTCATTCACGGCCATGGGGATGCCGCAGCGCTGCGCATAGGCACCGGTCAGGAACGCCGCCCGCGAGGGCGAACAGACATTCGCGGCCGAAAGGAAGGTGGTGAACCGCAGTCCATCCGCCGCCATGGCATCGAGGTTGGGCGTGTCCAGTTTGGTCGCCCCATAGCAGCTGATATCGCTGAAACCCATGTCGTCCATCAGGACAAAAATAATGTTCGGCTTATCGGTCGGGTCGCGCGGGGCGGTCGGCAGGCCGTCCCAAATCCGGATATCATCGAGCCAGAAGCCCTGGTTATCGGTTGCGGCTCCGGTGATTTCCCAACGCAGCGAAGTGAGGGTTTGCGATGAATTGAGCACGGGGCCCTCCTGCTCCGTCAGGCTCGACCCGCTGAAAGAGATGTTGGTACCGGAGAGCACAATCCGGAAATCCTGCAGGCCGGAGGGCGGGCCGGAGTTTTCCGTAATCCAGCGCAACGGAACAAAACCCATGGATTCATCGCCGTCATCGGTGGTCACGGTTACGGTGTTCAATGTGTTGTCGGAGTTCGAATCAACCTTCAGGCGGAAGATTTCGTTCGTGCCGTCATATCCGGTCAGCGTGGTGTGCTTGTCGCCTGCGGTTGCGGAAGCGCGGGCGGCCAACATCTCAAAACCGATCGCTACGTCGGTGGCGGAAAAACCGAGGCCACCACCATCCAAAACCAGCTCCACGAAATCGCCCTGAGCCGAAGCCCCGTCCATCAGATAAAGGAAGCCGCCAATGTTTTCATCAAACCGGCGCGTATCGGACAACGAGGCCTCCCAGCGGCCGCCGATCGTCACCGCATCAAGCTTGTCAATCGTTGCAACGGCTTCCGAAGCGGTGGGGTTAAAAAACACGGTTACGTCTTCGGGAAGTTCCGGCGCAGGCGGAAGCTCGGTCTCCGGCGGGACATCCGTGGCCACCAGCGCCAGCTGAGCCAGGCCGGACTGCCGGACATTGTCCGTAAGCGTTACCGTCAGCGTACCCCCCGAAGACATCAGACTGAAAAACTCAACATAGCCATTGCCCTCGGTGCCATCGGCGATTTGAGAGCTGACACCGGGAACAGACCAGGTGGTTGAAAAATTTTCCGGGCTCGAGCTGCGGGAAAGCCCGCCGGAAAGGTAATAGTACAGGCTGTCATCCAGACCGGTGAAGGATAGTGTAACGCTATCGGCTGCGCTGGCATCCGCACTCAGGAAGCCGTCGGCATAAACCTCGGCGTTTGTTGCATCGATATGGAGCAGCCCGGCCGTCGATGCCACATTGTTGATATTGTCGTACGGGTTGGTCGATGTCACCTCCAGGCCAACATCCACGGCGGAACCATCCGAAAAGAGGATGAGATTGCTGATGGATAGGTTGCCGCTGTGAATGACGTTGTAGTTGCCGCCCGGAACGGTTGTCCCGAAGTCCACCCGGATCACATCGCCCGGCTCGATCGGCGGCAACGGCGGCGTGAAGGCAGCTAGCGCCAGGTCTCCAATAGTGGCATGCGAAGCGTCATTTTCGCGGATCACATAGATCACCAGATTGCTGCTGCCATCGGTTTTAAGACCGGTCAACGTGCCATAACCGGTACCGCCATCTGAATCCGTGGTATAGCTTTGCCCATCGGCCTGCCAGATGGCGTTGAAGTTGTCGTTATCGTTGTCGTATCCCCCCGTAAGATCATACGCCAGGGCCGGATCAAGCCCCGAGAAGGTCAGAACGAAATGCCCTCGCGTAAGAGGATCGACCGTACCGTCCGTCAGCCGACCGGTGCTGGCGCTGTCGTTTGAAAGCAGCCGGTCGGTCGAAGCGGCCTCCCCCGAATCGTCGCCCGTCTTGTTCTCTACACTGAAGCCCACACCGGCGACATCGGCGCCGGTCGTGTCCTTCAAGGTTCCGATAAAGGACTCGGTGACCCCATTTGAAATCACCACATCCGTGTATGCATTCAACGCCGAGGAATCGGTCCCGAAATCAATTTCAATGGTTTGCCCCACGGAAATTCCCGCCAGGGCCGCACCTGCGACCCCCAACCCCGATAGCATGGCTATGATTTGTTTCATCGTTTACTCCTGAAGCATTGCTTCATGCGTGAATCGTTTTGTTCAGCCCGGATGTTGCTTAACGTGCGGGGGGAGCCACCACGTAGTGGAGGCTCTACCGGTAAAGCCTGCACTACGTGCTGGCTTCCCGTCCCAGGAGAGCACGTATGAAACGATCCTGCATTTATCGCTTCGCTCCCCTCCCCCCACAAAAAAAGCCGCCCCATAAAAAACAGGCGGCTTTTACATTCGGCAAAAGAATGCTTACAGCATAAACCGGCGGCGAATAAACAGAACCGCTCCACCGAAGGCCGCAACCAGACCCAGCGTTCCCGGTTCCGGGATGGCCTGCAGCGTCATGCCGGCTATCGTAATGTGAGCAGCACTTTCAACACCCGTTAACGAAATCAACAAGTTGCCGGATCCATCAGTAGAGAGCCCCGTCAAGCTCGCAAAACCTCCACCTGAACCGTCAACACCTGTCGTCACGGATTGCCCATCAGCAGCAAAGGTTTGATTAAAGTTTGCGTTGCCGTTATCAAAACCCGCCGAAAGGTTGTAAGTAAGGCTGTTATCGAGGCCAGTAAAAGTGAAATACATAAAATCCACCCCTGCAGACAATGTCCTGCCGCTAGCATCGTTGCAAATGATTGCGTCGCCGTATACGGAAACATCGGACATCAGGGTGCCATCACCTACGATTCCGTCAGCCGAGTCCGTTGCTGCAGCCAAACCAAAATCCCAGGCAATCTGATCGGCATTCTGCCAGCTAAAACCTACGCCGGTCACAGCAGCACCCGTGATATCAATCAGGGTATTATCCGTAACAATGCCATCGGCAGCATATCCGAGCGTCGTATTATTACCGCCAGCCCCTCCGATTACGTTGAATTGCACTGCACCGACAGCATTACTAGCGCCGAAGTCAATACCGATGATCTGCCCTTCAATGATGGCTGCCTGAGCCGCAACCGCGAGTCCCAGCCCCAACACTATTCCCATTGTTTTTTTCATTTTGTTTTCCTTTTTTTCTTATCAGGTAAAGCCTCACGCCTTACCTGATTTGACCGTGTATTCTGCCACAATCTGAAATTTTGTCATATGGCGCGATCGCGCCACACGGAGGGCCTTGCGGCCCTCCCTCCAAACGCTTAGTTACTCAGCTTGTAGAAGAACTGGGTTTCGTCTCCGATGGAAATGGTAACCGGCGAAGGTGCGTTTGTTGCCACGCCCCAATTCGGGTACACTAGGTCGGCATTGGTCAGCACGTTGTAGGAGCCGCCAGTATCCCAAGACATGATGAGTGATCCGCCGGAAACGGAAGCGCTAATCACCGGAGGCTCCGTTGATCCAGCCGAAAATGCGGTCAGTGTCATTGCACCTACGGTAATATGAGCAGCGGCACCAACACCGGTTGCTGAAATTACCAGATTGCCGCTGCCGTCCGTACCCAGACCGGTCAGATTTACATAACCAGCCCCGGCAGCACCGGTATTGGCGGTTTGGGCTGATTGTCCATCGGCACTCCAAAGAACATCGAAGTTTGCGTTGTCACGATCAAAGCCGGCGGAAAGGTCGTACACCAGCGAGTCATCCAAACCGGTGAAGGTGAAATACATAAAATCAACACCCGCCGTTAAAATCCTGCCGGAAGCATCGTTACAAATAAGGGCGTCAGCGAACACCGACGCATTGGTGATCAGTGCTCCGTCACCATCCGTACCGAGTTCCCCTACGCCGCCTAAGCCATAATCCCAGGCAATTTGACCGGCATTCTGCAAGATGAATTCAACGCCTGACACGGGAGCATTCTCGATATCGACAAGTGAACTGTTCGTGATGGCGGCATCGGCAGCAACTCCAGGGGTCGTGTTGTTGCCACCATACGGACCCATTTGGTTAAAGACCGTTGCTCCTGCCGGAGTGGTTGATCCAAAGTCGATGCCAATAGTCCACTCCTTAGTCATCTCGGCGGCTTTATTAAAGATGACATCCACGGCCAGATCTGCGGTATTCGTTATGCCGGATCCGGTTTCGGTCCAAGAGATGACCACCGTAGCATCTGCAGTATCCCCATGAGCAGCCAGCGAACCGTCATTCGTATACGTCACGACGACCTCTTGAGTTGTTGTGCCCGAACTCAGAGTAAAGCTGTCCGGAGCAACGCTGAAACCATTCGTTGCCACTATGGAAACAATTTCCACATCCGCAGAGATCGTACCTTCGATATAGGTTGCAATAACCGAACCGTTAGTGCTCGTGGCCGGATCTTCCAACGTCAGCGAGAGCGAAGTCGGAGCCACTGAAACACTACTGGGCTCATTAATGTAGGTTGCGTTTAACGCCGCTTCCGAAGTGTTGGTTACGCCTGAACCCGCTTCAGTCCAGGTGACCACCAGCGTGGAATTCGTGGACTCGCCGTTGGCAAGGCCGATGGACGTGTTGTCGAAGGTGACCGT from Pontiella desulfatans includes these protein-coding regions:
- a CDS encoding sulfatase family protein, encoding MKKIIRFLATACLALTVGVRAEVVTLDFTTASASGPFPGNDQSSYTYDDYDLYGNGALTLDITVAVVGGATLDQREQGWGSNGSNSGRLDFGEALTFSFSDLGGSAAGSVTGFTFVGFVAEVADTAYTITADDLIAVNGVSLAGRDQADSTGLVDDLTWVGNADAQEGYDLEDGFTGNTSALTIGATGSFSVAVVDVPAATDNWDSMRVAGFQVEVLPATNQMPQPITNGTVLGIDFGVADGSAAADNWNVVSTTASGSFAADTMVDTAGNTLEGISFSWTAATDDSTAPDLMAGTPAFPDTALDDALLSSVGLTDGDGGTSDGTFTLIFAGLDTNLSYDITLGQANTATGGNTDTAWTIGERTFNASPVEIGASAYVTFEAVGSPAGEIVITSFPIDGGMDISAIAALQLTATTNNPWAPPPPGPPSHYDDWAGRHGLTNTLYRPSQDADGDRAGNAYEWATGSNPTNPASRHPFVLDGSSIVFKRNTNAMDMVYYLQSITDLTASNAWKTLATNQAGVWNPPDVVAEIGTNNPVDVTVPVDMSGESEFYRLGLEWKNPNIIIIYADDLGYGDLGCYGATKVQTPNIDRLATEGRRFTDAHSASAVCTPSRLGMLTGDYPFRHNIWGPAATSASLMVPVGRTTVPSMLKSEGYETAIIGKWHLGFGYSGPDWNGDLKPGPLEVGFDSYFGVPKVNSGVPYVFVENHRVVGLDPADPLVASGQATNVLYYPLKTMTGMSGGEAAHLLYRDYDLGNQWAARATQWIEEHQDHPFFLYLPTTQIHHPFTPDPRWIGTSQCGLYGDFIHEFDWIVGQVMDTLDALGLAENTLIIVTSDNGGMLNGDGNTVEGGKTAWNAGHKQNGDLLGWKFGVWEGGHRIPLIARWPGKIEAGSISGELMSSVDFLATFAAITGRGLEEGEGLDSFNMLPAFLGNPAAPIRDTLLLQPRYDSGVSFRKGNWMYIPRRGDAGFGGDQGGPGAVAWTGLENSDIDENGNYVAGAPTTQLYDLENDLSQTVNVVTNYPDIATTMADELTAIRSGGQTRP
- a CDS encoding sulfatase-like hydrolase/transferase, translating into MKQIIAMLSGLGVAGAALAGISVGQTIEIDFGTDSSALNAYTDVVISNGVTESFIGTLKDTTGADVAGVGFSVENKTGDDSGEAASTDRLLSNDSASTGRLTDGTVDPLTRGHFVLTFSGLDPALAYDLTGGYDNDNDNFNAIWQADGQSYTTDSDGGTGYGTLTGLKTDGSSNLVIYVIRENDASHATIGDLALAAFTPPLPPIEPGDVIRVDFGTTVPGGNYNVIHSGNLSISNLILFSDGSAVDVGLEVTSTNPYDNINNVASTAGLLHIDATNAEVYADGFLSADASAADSVTLSFTGLDDSLYYYLSGGLSRSSSPENFSTTWSVPGVSSQIADGTEGNGYVEFFSLMSSGGTLTVTLTDNVRQSGLAQLALVATDVPPETELPPAPELPEDVTVFFNPTASEAVATIDKLDAVTIGGRWEASLSDTRRFDENIGGFLYLMDGASAQGDFVELVLDGGGLGFSATDVAIGFEMLAARASATAGDKHTTLTGYDGTNEIFRLKVDSNSDNTLNTVTVTTDDGDESMGFVPLRWITENSGPPSGLQDFRIVLSGTNISFSGSSLTEQEGPVLNSSQTLTSLRWEITGAATDNQGFWLDDIRIWDGLPTAPRDPTDKPNIIFVLMDDMGFSDISCYGATKLDTPNLDAMAADGLRFTTFLSAANVCSPSRAAFLTGAYAQRCGIPMAVNEPFQNHWFLGLDPDEITIAEQCRSQGYKTFMIGKWHLGTEDVFLPFNQGFDRWLGTWGNGGEVYDDNEVIYSTFPETILTSLYTQRVREHIRENRDRPFFIYYPHNYPHTPFSEGNAFDGSTGSGERSDVLKEVDWGMGQMVAELEAQGILENTMIVFSSDNGAVPPSNYANAPFRGSKYVTWEGGHRVPFIVYWKGQVQTPAVLDAPQVWAMDLFPTVSELVGAEVPDDRVYDGTSLVPLLTDDEIDRDADEPFYYYTGDNLQCVRSGDWKLHVPRTEYQLPWWDQIKPPPSTYSLYDLSTDVHEDTDVSAANPDIVAALSNLAESIVLELGNPDPATGIMVWGSGQRGTGTLFPEVPTIVNNESDYSYVPDWNTLTAAEKGRGATRQGMGGVVDAANEFINGSVLPYGWDYLEASAPIGGSEAAMTFNTVVGSEGNTGFAGSGAAALIGSADAGSYVIDSANTANNGVVGTDLLVVPGDGYVIVRYTIEENDVSFGKTSATISGSFRDLVGGTSDDSVSVQVFHNDTELFLATGSAGRLLLADGSFNLTNVTATAGDTISFVVGSNGSIDGDEIALRASLGFEVSADPAAHAATIGSGTFFPDGTAMLQFSGTPGQGYCIEQTSDLTASNGWNVVDELPYLPTSPYGVHVDVSEEQGFWRIELRE